From the genome of Psychrilyobacter atlanticus DSM 19335, one region includes:
- a CDS encoding amino acid permease produces the protein MEKRFGTFNGVFLPTFLTIMGVIFYLRFGWIVGNAGILGTLGIVVLAHIITISTAFSMASITTNMEVKGGGAYFLISRSLGLEIGGSIGIPLYLSQVISVALYILGFIESVKLIFPDINTLLLSVGVTVIIGIISSIGADLAVKMQYGIFCLILLSLGTIITSGSYNYVPTSLGTYVESGNFWMTFAVFFPAVTGILAGVSMSGDLTNPRENIPKGTFYAIGVTFLIYILQIFWFGFNIPVEELISNKLVLISKVNFPVLIIGGVWAATLSSALGSMISAPRTMQALAKDSVLPSFLGRGSGKANEPRIAALISFIIAFIFIIMVNLNFVAPIITMFFLNTYGAINMVVALEKIVGNPSFRPTFKTHWVISLIGALGSYGVMFLINFTATVICLTFTFIIYLYISKKNITRTWGDLRDGVLISIIRTCLLKLRFNEKQEKNWKPDIIVFSGNPQNRSNLIYLANHFSKGRGVITLVRFIFGHLEDMQEKIKEAKVKLDCYLKENKILAFSEVVVGENMVDTFLETVQSSGIGRLKPNTVLMGMSRDKENIKPIVEFMRKVNYLNKNILVFCQNEDVTFFEQKKSIDIWWRGLENNGNLMLTMAHLISLNDDWKGTKIRLLSVVDTEDKVISRKNILTEMLVTLRVDAEVEIIVSNNNINKTIKENSSGTSLVLIGLSLPEKDQEIPYYNKLMDMSEGLNSVLFVRGKLN, from the coding sequence ATGGAAAAAAGATTTGGTACATTTAATGGAGTTTTTCTCCCTACCTTTCTTACAATAATGGGTGTAATTTTTTATTTGAGATTTGGATGGATAGTAGGTAATGCGGGAATATTAGGAACCTTAGGTATTGTTGTGCTAGCTCACATCATTACTATCTCTACTGCTTTTTCAATGGCTAGTATTACTACAAATATGGAAGTGAAGGGAGGAGGAGCCTATTTCCTGATCTCAAGAAGTCTCGGTTTAGAAATAGGCGGAAGTATCGGGATCCCTCTATATTTATCCCAGGTTATATCAGTAGCTCTTTATATCCTAGGATTTATAGAGTCGGTTAAACTCATATTCCCAGATATAAATACTCTTTTACTTTCTGTGGGTGTAACAGTTATAATAGGTATTATCTCCAGTATTGGAGCAGATCTGGCAGTTAAGATGCAATATGGTATATTCTGCCTTATCCTCCTTTCACTGGGTACAATTATCACTTCTGGTAGTTATAACTATGTTCCCACATCCCTTGGTACATATGTAGAAAGTGGTAATTTTTGGATGACATTTGCTGTTTTTTTCCCAGCAGTAACAGGTATCTTAGCAGGTGTCAGTATGTCTGGAGACCTTACTAATCCCAGGGAAAATATCCCTAAGGGAACATTTTATGCTATTGGAGTTACATTTTTAATCTACATACTACAGATATTTTGGTTTGGATTTAATATCCCAGTAGAAGAACTTATCAGTAATAAATTGGTACTCATAAGTAAAGTTAATTTCCCTGTACTTATTATCGGTGGAGTTTGGGCCGCGACCCTTTCTTCTGCCCTTGGAAGTATGATTTCTGCACCAAGAACTATGCAGGCTCTAGCTAAAGATTCGGTTTTACCCTCATTTTTAGGTCGTGGAAGCGGTAAAGCTAATGAACCAAGAATAGCTGCACTTATAAGCTTCATTATAGCATTTATTTTTATAATAATGGTTAACTTAAACTTTGTAGCTCCTATTATTACTATGTTTTTTCTAAATACCTATGGAGCTATAAATATGGTTGTAGCACTAGAAAAGATAGTTGGTAACCCAAGTTTTAGACCGACTTTTAAAACTCACTGGGTAATATCTTTAATAGGAGCTCTTGGATCCTATGGAGTTATGTTTTTAATTAATTTTACAGCTACGGTTATATGCCTTACCTTTACATTTATCATCTACCTCTATATCAGTAAAAAGAATATTACTCGAACATGGGGAGACCTTAGAGATGGAGTGTTGATATCTATTATCAGAACATGTCTTTTAAAATTAAGATTCAATGAAAAACAGGAAAAAAACTGGAAACCTGATATCATTGTATTCTCCGGAAATCCCCAAAACAGAAGTAATTTAATTTATCTAGCCAATCATTTTTCCAAAGGACGTGGAGTAATTACCCTTGTGAGATTTATTTTTGGACACCTAGAAGATATGCAGGAGAAGATTAAAGAAGCCAAAGTAAAATTAGATTGTTATCTGAAAGAAAATAAAATTTTAGCTTTTTCCGAAGTAGTCGTCGGAGAAAATATGGTAGATACCTTTCTTGAAACTGTACAATCCAGTGGAATCGGTCGTCTAAAACCAAATACCGTTCTCATGGGAATGTCCAGAGACAAAGAAAATATTAAACCCATTGTAGAATTTATGAGAAAAGTTAATTATTTGAATAAAAATATCCTAGTTTTCTGCCAAAATGAAGATGTCACTTTTTTTGAACAAAAAAAATCTATTGATATTTGGTGGAGAGGCTTGGAAAATAATGGTAACCTCATGTTAACTATGGCCCACCTAATCTCCTTAAACGATGATTGGAAGGGTACAAAAATAAGACTTCTAAGTGTCGTCGATACCGAGGATAAAGTAATCTCTAGAAAAAATATTCTTACTGAGATGCTTGTAACCTTAAGAGTTGATGCAGAAGTGGAAATTATCGTTTCTAATAATAATATTAATAAAACAATAAAAGAAAACTCCTCTGGAACAAGTTTAGTTTTAATAGGTCTCAGCCTCCCTGAAAAAGATCAAGAGATCCCATACTACAATAAACTCATGGATATGAGCGAAGGTCTTAATTCAGTTCTTTTTGTCAGAGGAAAATTAAATTAA
- a CDS encoding sensor domain-containing diguanylate cyclase, with product MNLKKNVYIVNFFTAIIPILIISMVTYFIFSEKLEELEEEKFEFISQTIEKHLDEKISNSLEMLIYLEGVYKNEDNYLMDIHNGGGDKERTDHMLHHMGKLSTLENTVKFIAYGTAEKEMFFDENAGDQHLPSDYDPTVRPWYVGALNSSGYYLSEVFRHAGTKEPIITISKKIEIDGKETGVLTALLDLSVISKTLSEYKIGENGSFFIVDKNNKMLIGSDGDKEKFSYIDDMDLDSLKTHEFEKNTPEGTIIYHIYKLKNLDAALIGVVYEKELHAPLYKLKNIVLLILFIVIVIISVILFIFGKFFDKSLDRLSYIVNSISNGNYTKNIDKLTDMIGEKSELKIIKEAIKNMNYEIVKREVELKYISETDPLTDICNRRAIISFIEIEIQRAKNFESEYTIIMFDLDKFKRLNDKFGHLFGDEVLREVCKIVSNNIKDTDKFGRYGGEEFLIILPDTAFSEGIEVAERLRKKIEGMTWKNDVVVTVSMGVIRNMKADTLDLSLERVDNLLYKAKNNGRNRIEYQKI from the coding sequence ATGAATTTAAAAAAGAATGTATATATAGTAAATTTTTTTACAGCAATTATCCCCATATTAATAATTTCCATGGTTACATATTTTATTTTCTCGGAAAAATTGGAGGAGTTAGAAGAGGAAAAATTTGAATTTATAAGCCAGACTATAGAAAAGCATCTAGATGAAAAAATATCAAATAGTCTTGAGATGCTGATTTATTTAGAAGGTGTCTATAAAAATGAAGATAATTATTTAATGGATATACATAATGGAGGCGGTGATAAGGAAAGAACTGACCATATGCTTCATCACATGGGGAAATTATCTACCTTAGAAAATACAGTTAAATTTATAGCTTATGGAACAGCTGAAAAAGAAATGTTTTTTGATGAAAATGCAGGGGATCAACATCTGCCCTCTGATTATGACCCTACTGTAAGACCGTGGTATGTAGGAGCGTTAAATTCTTCAGGTTACTATCTGTCTGAAGTTTTTAGACATGCAGGAACAAAGGAACCTATTATTACAATATCTAAAAAGATAGAGATAGATGGCAAAGAAACAGGGGTATTGACAGCTCTCCTGGATCTCTCTGTAATATCCAAAACTCTATCAGAGTATAAAATTGGAGAAAATGGAAGTTTTTTTATTGTAGATAAAAATAATAAGATGCTTATTGGCTCAGATGGAGATAAAGAAAAGTTTAGTTATATAGATGATATGGATTTAGATAGTCTCAAGACTCATGAATTTGAAAAAAATACTCCAGAGGGAACTATAATATATCATATTTATAAGTTGAAAAATTTAGATGCGGCCTTAATAGGAGTAGTTTATGAAAAGGAGCTCCACGCTCCTCTTTATAAATTAAAAAATATAGTGTTGTTAATATTATTTATAGTTATTGTCATTATAAGTGTTATATTATTTATTTTTGGTAAATTTTTTGATAAGTCTCTGGACAGGTTATCCTATATAGTTAATAGTATCTCCAATGGAAATTACACAAAAAATATAGATAAATTAACGGATATGATAGGAGAAAAAAGTGAATTAAAGATTATTAAAGAAGCTATAAAAAATATGAACTATGAGATAGTTAAGAGAGAGGTAGAATTAAAATATATATCTGAAACAGACCCATTGACGGATATATGTAATAGAAGGGCTATTATAAGTTTTATAGAGATAGAAATTCAAAGGGCAAAAAACTTTGAATCAGAATATACTATTATTATGTTTGATTTAGATAAATTTAAGAGATTAAATGATAAATTCGGACATCTATTTGGAGATGAAGTTTTAAGGGAGGTATGTAAAATAGTGTCAAACAATATAAAAGACACAGATAAATTTGGAAGGTACGGAGGAGAAGAATTTTTAATTATACTTCCTGACACGGCTTTCTCTGAGGGAATTGAAGTAGCTGAGAGGTTGAGAAAAAAAATTGAGGGGATGACGTGGAAGAACGATGTAGTTGTAACGGTCAGTATGGGAGTCATTAGGAATATGAAAGCTGATACTTTGGATCTATCCTTGGAAAGAGTGGATAACCTCCTCTACAAAGCTAAAAATAACGGCAGAAATAGAATAGAATATCAAAAAATATAA
- a CDS encoding rubrerythrin family protein, with product MNIKGSKTEKNLIQSYQVELAGDALYNIFAEKAREEGHEDVASSFEKLAKEEVGHSEVFKRFLGEVNINIDIENLKSMCGETVSNLRMASAGEYQAYKEIYPEFSKVAQSEGFSEIAKVYEVLGNVELRHSNILKELADGIEN from the coding sequence ATGAATATAAAAGGAAGTAAAACTGAGAAAAATTTAATACAGTCATACCAAGTGGAGTTAGCAGGAGACGCACTTTATAACATATTTGCGGAAAAAGCTAGAGAAGAGGGGCATGAAGATGTAGCTTCATCATTTGAAAAATTAGCCAAGGAAGAGGTTGGACATAGTGAAGTTTTTAAAAGGTTTTTAGGAGAAGTAAATATAAATATAGATATAGAGAATTTAAAATCTATGTGTGGTGAAACAGTTTCAAATTTAAGGATGGCTTCTGCCGGAGAATACCAGGCATATAAAGAAATATATCCTGAATTTTCAAAGGTAGCTCAATCAGAAGGATTTTCTGAAATAGCAAAAGTATACGAAGTGCTGGGAAATGTTGAGTTGAGACATAGTAACATTTTAAAAGAATTGGCAGATGGGATAGAAAATTAA
- a CDS encoding MarR family winged helix-turn-helix transcriptional regulator, whose translation MEDYLKLDMQLCFKFYKISRSIIRAYKPLLEKLGLTYPQYLAMLVMWEYNEISFSDISKKLDLKTGTLSPMLKKLEKMELIERVTSDTDCRKIMIGITKTGLKLKIKAESIPLEILKKTGITMEELKDIKAVLQVVEDKF comes from the coding sequence ATGGAAGATTATCTAAAGCTGGATATGCAGCTTTGTTTCAAATTTTATAAGATATCAAGATCTATCATAAGGGCCTATAAACCTTTATTGGAGAAATTAGGCCTTACTTATCCTCAATATTTGGCTATGCTGGTAATGTGGGAATACAATGAAATATCATTTTCTGATATAAGTAAAAAATTAGATTTAAAAACAGGGACACTGTCTCCTATGTTAAAAAAACTAGAAAAAATGGAACTTATAGAGCGGGTAACTTCAGATACCGATTGTAGAAAAATAATGATAGGGATAACCAAAACAGGCTTGAAATTAAAAATAAAAGCTGAAAGTATACCCTTGGAAATATTAAAAAAGACAGGGATAACCATGGAAGAGTTAAAAGATATAAAGGCTGTACTTCAAGTCGTAGAAGATAAATTTTAG
- a CDS encoding zinc ribbon-containing protein, with protein MEEFYYFGDEVEKGTYMCILCGLELKMEKGETLDLCPICSGSKYQKTD; from the coding sequence ATGGAAGAGTTTTATTATTTTGGAGATGAAGTAGAAAAAGGAACATATATGTGTATCTTATGTGGTTTGGAATTAAAGATGGAAAAAGGCGAAACTTTAGATCTATGCCCTATATGCTCAGGATCCAAATATCAAAAAACAGATTAA
- a CDS encoding cyclase family protein — MLVDITQETKIGKIYRTGSPALNVKEIICNEGTKSEYKTIEYSIATHNMGTHIDVMGVGVEIPLERLIGNGIKYDVSHITDRPVEVKDIDLSLIEGGEFIFFQTNWDRYLMEDKYADHPEISIDLAKKLSELDINMVGIDALGIGRGKNHGTIDKLLGKAKKYAIENLCNLDKIPAKGFKVYCLPTKIEGLDALPARILVEF; from the coding sequence ATGCTTGTTGATATAACTCAAGAAACAAAGATTGGAAAAATATACAGAACTGGGTCTCCAGCTCTCAATGTAAAAGAAATTATCTGCAATGAAGGAACAAAATCAGAATATAAAACTATTGAATACAGTATCGCTACTCACAATATGGGAACCCATATAGATGTTATGGGTGTAGGGGTAGAGATCCCCCTTGAAAGACTTATTGGAAATGGAATTAAATACGATGTTTCTCATATAACTGATAGACCAGTTGAGGTTAAAGATATCGATCTATCTCTTATAGAAGGGGGAGAATTTATATTTTTTCAAACTAATTGGGACCGATATCTAATGGAAGATAAATATGCTGATCATCCTGAAATATCCATAGATCTTGCAAAAAAATTATCTGAACTAGATATAAATATGGTCGGAATAGATGCTCTTGGTATTGGAAGAGGAAAAAATCATGGAACTATTGATAAATTGTTGGGAAAAGCAAAGAAATATGCTATTGAAAATTTATGCAATTTAGATAAAATTCCAGCCAAAGGATTTAAGGTATATTGTCTGCCAACTAAGATAGAGGGGTTAGATGCTCTACCTGCAAGGATACTTGTAGAATTTTAA